From Symbiobacterium terraclitae:
AGACCAGCTCCGAGTCCACCCCCAAGTCCACACCCGAGTCCACTCCCAAGGCCACCCCCAGTTCCGTGCCCGATCCCATCCGCAACTCCATTGCCGCTTTTGATCCCGGAAGCGAATCCCTGGGCCGCGTCCAGGTCTGGCCCCCGCCGATGTCCGAAGGGAGCGCTGCCGATGACGAAGGGACACCATGAGCCGCCCGCCCAGCGGGCCGGCCCGCCGGTCGATCTCGTCCGCCGGGGCGACCGCCTGGTGCTCCTGGCCTCGCTGCCGGGGGTGAAGCCCTCCGACCTGCGGGTCTCCATCGTGGGCGACCGGCAGGTCCTCCTGGAGGGAACCGTCGCCTACCGGCACCCCCTGCCCCGGGAGAACCTCTCCCTCAACGAGCGCACCTACGGCCCCTTCTCGCGCACCGTGCAGCTGCCGCTGCCGGTGGACGCGGGCGCCGTGGCCGTATCATTTCAGGACGGCGTGCTGGCCGTTGACATGCGCGTCCGGGCCGAGGCCGTCCGCCTGAGCTGGCAGTCCAAGGAGGTGTGGGGCGGTGACCGACCCCGTTGAGGCCGCACAGCGGATTGCGGAGCAGCTGGAGGCCCTGGGCGACGCCTTCGGCGAGGACTTCCGGCGGGAGGTGAGCCGGGCCGGGACCCGGAAGAAGGGCCCGTCCCGGGGGAGGGGGGACGGGCCGCGGGCCGCATCCGTCGCAGGCCCGCCGCTGGACATCTACGTGACGCCCCACGAGGTGGTGGTCGAGGCGGTCCTGCCCGGGCTGACGGATCCGCACCAGGTGACCGTCGGCCTGGCCGGCCCCACCGAGATGCTCATGGAGGCCTACCTGCCCGACCGACTGCCCGACGGCCTGTACATACAGCGGGAGCGGTTCGCGGGCTACTGCGCGCGCCTGGTGACGCTCCCGGTCTCGGTGCGGCCGGCGGCGGCGGTCCGGTATCAGGACGGCATCCTCGAACTCCGGTTCCCGCGGCTGAGCCCGGGAACGGGGAGCGAGGGCGTGGCGGTGCTGCACGTGCCCCGGCACGGCGGTTGAAGCCTGTACGGCGTTGGGGTAAACTGCACCCAGACGGAATCGCCTGGGGGGAGCCTGCCATGACCACACGCGCCACGTCCGACCTGCTGACGCTCTTCGCCGCGGCCGAGGGCGGCTGGGTGAGCGGCGAGGCCATCTCGCGCAGCCTCGGGGTCAGCCGGACCGCCGTCTGGAAGCAGGTGGAGGCGCTGCGGACGCTGGGCTACCTGGTGGAGGCCGCCCCCCGCAAGGGCTACCGGCTGATCGCCCGCCCCGACCTGATCACGCCGGAGGAGGTGCGCACCGGCCTCGCCACCCGGCGGTTGGGTCAGGTGATCGAATACCGGCCCGCGGTGGGCTCCACCAACGACCTGGCCAAGGAGCTGGCCCGGCAGGGGGCGCCCGAGGGGCTGCTGGTGCTGGCCGACCAGCAGACCGCCGGCAAGGGGCGCATGGGCCGGTCCTGGGCCACGCCGCCCGGGGCGGCCATCGCCATGTCGGTGGTGCTCAGGCCCGACCTGCCGCCCTACCTGGCGCCGCGCATCACGCTGGCGGCTGCGGTGGCCGTGGCGGAGGCGGTCCGGGATGCGACCGGCCTCGCCGCGGGGATCAAGTGGCCCAACGACGTCCAAATTGGCGGCCGGAAGCTCTGCGGCATCCTCACCGAGATGGAGGCCGAGATGGACCGGGTGGCCTTCGTGGTCGTGGGCATTGGCGTCAACGTCGGGCTCCGCAGGGAGCAGATGGATCCCGCCTTCCGCGATTCCGCCACTTCGCTGGCGCTCGAGGGGGCTTCCGGCACGCGCCGGGCCGCGCTCGTGCAGGCCATCCTGCTTCGGCTGGAGCAGGCCTACGACGACCTGCTGGCCGGGCGCTTCCCGCACGTGCTCGACCGCTGGCGCGCCCTCTCGGTCACCCTGGGGCGGCCGGTGCGCGTGCTCGGGGTGGACGGGCAGGTCGTGGTGGAGGGGGTCGCCGAGCAGGTGGACGAGGAGGGGGCCCTCCTCGTGCGGGACGACGGCGGCCGGGTACACCGGGTGTTCTCGGGGGAGGTCTCGCTGCGGCCGGCGTGAGCGGGAGTTGATCGGCCCGCTGACGCACGGAGCGTCTGGGTATCCCGTGGTGCCCGCACCAGGCGACCAGATCATAGACAGTGCCCGCTCTACGTGGATGTCATCTACCTGGCGACGCCGCTGGCAACGGGCCTCCTGGCCGCTGCCGTGGCCGCCGTCGCAGCCCTGCCGGGCGTTGCCCGCAGGCCTGACGTGGTCCTGCGCACGGGCTGACAGCCGGTCCCGCGGGGGCTGGTGCCTGGTCTCGGCTCTCCTGATGAATGGCGCTGTGATGCGTGGGGCCGTTATGCCTGGCGTTGCCTCCGCGCTCGGGTATACCGGGGACTGGAATAGATTGGATAGCGCGCCCTCCGGCAGGGAGGGATCGGCGGCCCGTGTGGCGAACCATTCGCTCACCGAAACGGGGAGGATCGCACCGGATGAGCTATCAGCCGCCGCCCAACGGGTTCCGGACCTTCGTGCTCCTCTGGGCCTCGCAGTCGGTTTCGGTCTTCGGCTCGGCCCTGACCCTGTTCGCGATCGACATCTGGCTGGTTCAGGTGGTCTACCCGCACCCGGAGCAGCAGCCGCAACTGGCCTGGTCGCTGGCCGCCGTCGGCCTGGCGATGGGGCTGGCGCAGCTGCTCACCACGCCCCTGGCGGGCGCGCTGGCCGACCGGCTGGACCGCAAGGGCCTGATGCTGGCCATGGATGTGGTGAACTGCCTGGTGATGGCCCTCTGCGCCTTCCTGGCGGTATCCGACCTGCTGCAGGTCTGGACGGTCCTGGCGGTGGCGGGTGTCTTCGGCGTTACCAACGCCATCCACCACTCGGCGTTCGACACCTCCTACGCCATGCTGGTCACCGACGAGCAGCTGCCCCGGGCGAACGGCATGATGCAGACGATCTGGGCGCTCTCGTCCGTGCTGTCGCCGGCGATCGCCGCGTCCCTGATCGCCCTGCCCGCCCTGGCGAGGCAGGGGCAGATTCCCGGCGCCGTGGGGATCTGCTGGCCGGGCTCGAGAACGGCGTCCCCCTGGCGCTGGTCGTCGATGCCGTCTCCTTCGCCCAGGCCGCGGCGGTGCTGGCCTTCCTGCGGATTCCGTCCCCCCGCAGCCTGGGGATGCGCCGGCAGCAGGCGCGGGCGTCGCTCTGGTCGGACGTCCGCTTCGGCGTCGACTACATCCGGCGGCGGCCGCCGCTGCTATGGCTTCTCGCCACCTTCGCGGTGGTCAACCTCTGCCTGCCGCTGGGGGTCTTCATGCCCCTGCTCGTCAAGGTGAACCTGGCCGCAGACTGGGCGGCCCGCGGGATGACCTACGAGACCGCCCTGGCGACCCTGAATACCATGATGGCGGCGGGCGGCCTGGCGGGTGGCGTCCTGGTCAGCATCTGGGGCGGGGCGCGGCGGAGGCGGGTGGTGGTCCTGCTGCTCACCATGGCGCTGGGCGGCGTCGCCCAGGTGGGGCTGGGGTTCATGCCCGGCCTCTACCTCGCCGGGGCAGCGGCCTTCCTCATCAGCTTCTGCGGACCCATGTCCAACGCCCACTCGCAGGCGATCTGGCAGGGTCAGGTGCCCCGCGAGGCGCAGGGGCGCGTCTTCGCCGTGCGGCGGGTGATGGCGCAGGGTCTGCACCCCCTGGGGCAGGTGCTGGCCGGGTGGCTGGCGGCGCGGCTCGACCCCGGCGTCGGCCTGGCGCTGCTGGGCGGCGTGATCACGCTGGTATCCGGTGCCCAGCTGCTGAACCAGCAGGTGATGCGCGTGGA
This genomic window contains:
- a CDS encoding Hsp20/alpha crystallin family protein, which gives rise to MTKGHHEPPAQRAGPPVDLVRRGDRLVLLASLPGVKPSDLRVSIVGDRQVLLEGTVAYRHPLPRENLSLNERTYGPFSRTVQLPLPVDAGAVAVSFQDGVLAVDMRVRAEAVRLSWQSKEVWGGDRPR
- a CDS encoding Hsp20/alpha crystallin family protein, encoding MTDPVEAAQRIAEQLEALGDAFGEDFRREVSRAGTRKKGPSRGRGDGPRAASVAGPPLDIYVTPHEVVVEAVLPGLTDPHQVTVGLAGPTEMLMEAYLPDRLPDGLYIQRERFAGYCARLVTLPVSVRPAAAVRYQDGILELRFPRLSPGTGSEGVAVLHVPRHGG
- a CDS encoding MFS transporter, with protein sequence MLAFLRIPSPRSLGMRRQQARASLWSDVRFGVDYIRRRPPLLWLLATFAVVNLCLPLGVFMPLLVKVNLAADWAARGMTYETALATLNTMMAAGGLAGGVLVSIWGGARRRRVVVLLLTMALGGVAQVGLGFMPGLYLAGAAAFLISFCGPMSNAHSQAIWQGQVPREAQGRVFAVRRVMAQGLHPLGQVLAGWLAARLDPGVGLALLGGVITLVSGAQLLNQQVMRVEDRAYVEGLASRAEA
- a CDS encoding biotin--[acetyl-CoA-carboxylase] ligase, translated to MTTRATSDLLTLFAAAEGGWVSGEAISRSLGVSRTAVWKQVEALRTLGYLVEAAPRKGYRLIARPDLITPEEVRTGLATRRLGQVIEYRPAVGSTNDLAKELARQGAPEGLLVLADQQTAGKGRMGRSWATPPGAAIAMSVVLRPDLPPYLAPRITLAAAVAVAEAVRDATGLAAGIKWPNDVQIGGRKLCGILTEMEAEMDRVAFVVVGIGVNVGLRREQMDPAFRDSATSLALEGASGTRRAALVQAILLRLEQAYDDLLAGRFPHVLDRWRALSVTLGRPVRVLGVDGQVVVEGVAEQVDEEGALLVRDDGGRVHRVFSGEVSLRPA